A genomic region of Sphingobium sp. HWE2-09 contains the following coding sequences:
- a CDS encoding alpha-E domain-containing protein: MLSRTAENLFWMARYMERAEATARLLTMGQRMAILPGAHHRDEWRSVVRATGAGHQFPEDTIVTESDAVSFMMLDADNPSSIRSCLLKARANAKSARTMLTQDMWEALNEGWRKLDSYDVGEARQQLPTLIDWVKTRVMTFRGAAHSGQLRNEGHDFLRAGSALERAQMTLRLLDVKYYVLLPETEVIGGNRDHYQWTSVLHALSGSRAYHHVYGGTYTPWQITDFLMLNRLFPRSVAYCYDQLAYRLNRLAGWHDARAACHETVHDMVAALEKLDSGEIFRFGLHETVQHGLSSTNRLGAEIAEAYHFG, translated from the coding sequence ATGCTGAGCCGGACCGCCGAAAATCTATTCTGGATGGCGCGCTATATGGAGCGGGCGGAGGCGACTGCGCGGCTGCTGACCATGGGGCAGCGGATGGCGATCCTGCCCGGCGCGCATCATCGCGACGAATGGCGGTCGGTCGTGCGGGCCACCGGTGCGGGGCATCAGTTCCCCGAAGACACGATCGTCACCGAAAGCGACGCCGTGTCCTTCATGATGCTGGACGCGGACAATCCCAGTTCGATCCGCTCCTGCCTGCTCAAGGCGCGCGCCAACGCCAAGTCGGCGCGCACCATGTTGACGCAGGATATGTGGGAAGCGCTGAACGAGGGTTGGCGCAAGCTGGACAGCTATGATGTCGGCGAAGCGCGACAGCAGCTGCCGACCCTGATCGATTGGGTGAAGACCCGGGTCATGACCTTTCGCGGGGCCGCCCATTCGGGCCAGTTGCGCAATGAAGGCCATGATTTCCTGCGCGCCGGGTCCGCGCTGGAACGGGCGCAGATGACGTTGCGGCTGCTGGACGTCAAATATTATGTCCTGCTGCCTGAAACCGAAGTGATCGGCGGCAATCGCGACCATTATCAATGGACGTCGGTGCTGCACGCGCTGTCGGGCAGCCGCGCCTATCATCATGTCTATGGCGGCACCTATACGCCCTGGCAGATCACCGATTTCCTGATGCTCAATCGGCTGTTTCCGCGCAGCGTCGCCTATTGCTACGACCAACTCGCCTATCGGCTCAACCGACTGGCGGGGTGGCATGATGCGCGAGCGGCCTGCCATGAAACGGTGCACGACATGGTCGCGGCGCTGGAGAAGCTGGATAGCGGCGAAATCTTCCGGTTCGGGCTGCATGAAACGGTGCAGCATGGGCTGTCGTCCACCAACCGGCTGGGCGCGGAAATAGCAGAGGCCTATCATTTCGGCTGA
- a CDS encoding circularly permuted type 2 ATP-grasp protein, which produces MPFHEMFEPDGSVRSCYDEVQQWVERTGIAGLNRRMDEAEAIFRRIGITFAVYGEGGDPERLIPFDLLPRIFTAQEWRVLDKGIRQRARALNAFLHDVYHRGEIVKAGIMPADIIYRNSAYLAEMADFTPPGKVYSHIVGIDIVRTGPGSFEVLEDNCRTPSGVSYMLENREIMTRMFPELFNQGIVAPVDDYPAELLKSLKEVAPPACKGDPVVVVLTPGSLNSAYYEHSFLADLMGVELVEPADLFVDGDRVYMKTTLGPKAVDVIYRRIDDEYLDPLVFRADSLLGVPGIFNVYRNGGVTLASAPGAGIADDKAVYIYVPEMIRFYLGEKPILDNIQTWQCGKPDEMAYVLENLHELVAKEVHGSGGYGMLIGPKSTKDEIAAYAARIRANPGEFIAQPTLDLSTVPTLGPAAVVGRHADFRPYCLVGKQIRLVPGGLTRVALTEGSLVVNSSQGGGVKDTWVLQD; this is translated from the coding sequence TTGCCCTTCCATGAAATGTTTGAGCCGGATGGTTCGGTACGCTCCTGCTACGACGAGGTGCAGCAATGGGTGGAGCGAACCGGTATCGCCGGGCTCAACCGTCGCATGGATGAAGCGGAGGCGATCTTTCGCCGGATCGGCATCACCTTCGCCGTCTATGGCGAGGGCGGTGACCCGGAACGGCTGATCCCCTTCGACCTGCTGCCGCGCATCTTTACCGCGCAGGAATGGCGCGTGCTGGACAAGGGCATCCGCCAGCGGGCGCGGGCGCTCAATGCCTTTTTGCACGACGTCTATCATCGTGGCGAGATCGTGAAGGCGGGGATCATGCCCGCCGACATCATCTATCGCAACAGCGCCTATCTGGCGGAAATGGCCGACTTCACCCCGCCGGGGAAGGTCTATAGCCATATCGTCGGCATTGACATCGTGCGGACGGGGCCGGGCAGTTTCGAGGTGCTGGAGGATAATTGCCGCACCCCCTCGGGCGTGTCCTACATGCTTGAAAACCGCGAGATCATGACTCGCATGTTCCCCGAGTTGTTCAACCAGGGCATCGTCGCGCCGGTGGACGATTATCCCGCCGAACTGCTCAAGAGCCTGAAGGAAGTCGCGCCGCCTGCGTGCAAGGGCGATCCGGTGGTGGTCGTGCTGACCCCCGGTTCGCTCAACAGCGCTTATTATGAGCATAGTTTCCTGGCCGACCTGATGGGCGTGGAACTGGTCGAGCCGGCCGATCTGTTCGTGGACGGCGACCGGGTGTATATGAAGACGACGCTTGGTCCCAAGGCGGTGGACGTGATCTATCGCCGGATCGACGACGAATATCTCGATCCGCTGGTGTTCCGCGCCGACAGCCTGCTGGGCGTGCCGGGCATCTTCAACGTCTATCGCAATGGCGGCGTCACGCTGGCGTCGGCGCCGGGGGCGGGGATCGCGGACGACAAGGCGGTCTATATCTATGTGCCGGAAATGATCCGCTTCTACCTGGGGGAGAAGCCGATCCTGGACAATATCCAGACCTGGCAGTGCGGCAAGCCGGACGAGATGGCCTATGTGCTGGAAAATCTGCACGAACTGGTCGCCAAGGAAGTCCATGGATCAGGCGGATACGGCATGTTGATCGGTCCCAAATCGACCAAAGACGAAATCGCCGCCTATGCCGCGCGGATCAGGGCCAATCCCGGCGAGTTCATCGCCCAGCCGACGCTGGACCTGTCGACCGTGCCGACGCTCGGCCCTGCGGCGGTGGTCGGCCGCCATGCCGATTTCCGCCCCTATTGCCTGGTCGGCAAGCAGATCCGGCTGGTGCCGGGCGGCCTGACCCGCGTCGCGCTGACCGAAGGGTCGCTGGTGGTCAATTCCAGCCAGGGCGGCGGGGTGAAGGATACCTGGGTGTTGCAGGACTGA